The following proteins are co-located in the Cupriavidus pauculus genome:
- the tssK gene encoding type VI secretion system baseplate subunit TssK, translating to MKISRPLWAQGIFMTPQHFQQQALWERHADELGARIACPDPWGVVRVVPDTQALSIHRLVLAAVTARLPDGTLVDTETADWTPAARDLGDVPAHLDSVTVLIGLPLMDAQGGNCIEAGERPARPRRFVREYLAVADLHGEGNEEISVERHALSLLFDFEAHSDYVTCPILRLVRTPQHRFELDATFVPPCLFLSASDRLTERMQRLAEILSAKSRGLAVRRRERSDQIADFAVADVALFWLLHSVNSHWPELARLCAAPQQPPERLYHVLARLAGALLTFSTTETLQAIPAYAHHTPEPVFAELESLVRTLLDTVIPSRVVPVALEQARPTIWVGTIQDERLVEGAEYYLSVQSGLPAHALLEQLPRLCKAGAPDEVEQIVNSALPGIPLRTLSRLPAAIPVRLENQYFALDGSHPAFRRMLDARACQFYVPASIPDVSLELFAVLPA from the coding sequence ATGAAGATATCGAGACCGCTGTGGGCACAGGGCATTTTCATGACCCCGCAGCACTTCCAGCAACAGGCCCTTTGGGAACGCCACGCCGACGAGCTTGGCGCCCGCATTGCTTGCCCCGATCCCTGGGGCGTGGTGCGTGTGGTGCCCGATACGCAGGCGCTGTCGATCCATCGTCTCGTCCTTGCCGCGGTGACGGCGCGGCTGCCCGACGGCACCCTGGTCGATACGGAAACGGCCGACTGGACGCCGGCGGCGCGCGATCTTGGCGATGTGCCGGCCCACCTGGACAGCGTGACGGTGCTGATCGGGCTGCCGCTGATGGACGCGCAGGGCGGCAACTGCATCGAGGCCGGCGAACGCCCCGCGCGGCCCCGCCGATTCGTACGCGAGTACCTTGCCGTGGCCGATCTGCATGGCGAGGGCAACGAGGAAATCAGCGTCGAGCGCCACGCGCTGTCGCTGCTTTTTGATTTCGAGGCACACAGCGATTATGTTACCTGCCCGATTCTTCGACTGGTCCGCACACCGCAGCATCGCTTTGAGCTCGACGCGACGTTCGTGCCGCCCTGTCTCTTCCTGTCAGCCAGCGATCGCCTTACCGAGCGCATGCAGCGCCTGGCCGAAATCCTATCCGCGAAAAGCCGCGGCCTGGCGGTACGCCGGCGCGAACGCTCGGATCAGATCGCAGACTTCGCCGTGGCCGACGTCGCCCTGTTCTGGCTCCTGCACAGCGTCAACAGCCACTGGCCCGAACTGGCGCGGCTGTGCGCAGCGCCCCAGCAGCCTCCGGAGCGCCTTTATCACGTGCTGGCCCGCCTGGCCGGTGCGCTGCTTACATTTTCTACGACAGAAACGCTGCAAGCCATCCCGGCCTACGCTCACCACACTCCGGAACCCGTCTTTGCCGAACTTGAGTCGCTGGTCCGGACACTGCTCGACACGGTGATCCCGTCCCGCGTGGTGCCTGTTGCGCTGGAGCAGGCGCGGCCGACCATCTGGGTCGGCACGATCCAGGACGAACGGCTTGTCGAAGGCGCCGAGTATTACCTCTCCGTCCAGTCCGGCTTGCCCGCGCACGCGTTGCTGGAGCAATTGCCACGGCTGTGCAAGGCCGGTGCACCTGACGAGGTGGAACAGATTGTCAATTCGGCGCTGCCGGGCATCCCGCTGCGCACCTTGTCCCGCTTGCCCGCCGCCATCCCGGTTCGCCTGGAGAACCAGTACTTCGCGCTGGACGGCTCCCATCCTGCCTTCCGACGGATGCTCGACGCGCGGGCCTGCCAGTTCTATGTGCCGGCATCGATCCCGGACGTCTCGCTCGAACTCTTCGCCGTGTTGCCCGCATGA
- a CDS encoding OmpA family protein, which yields MTGYPYRTQFGWIATLALAWLALSSPWSTAWNLMIAGVTVTLAIAAIALATRRQRARRRAAQAVLSAIDASLETLPGDIRRNTPLVLTAGMTRDVQSSVFGNALVKITDAAIWVRVDDPSRLPHIADALKRWRNGQGPDAMACLVAADAARDASTLTVSLRNWRASVGAASRALGYSLPVCVAVYAEEANGPPDDSPWFGFSGDVPVDGGIAETLAIRLSQYAGISVPADRPRRMHRAARLDALVRWADTVLTPTLRHDDPHRANASRPLPLAAFGVTAIAGAPAPDADYARYIASITGLTPATREGRRPPYPLPDPLLRGLALQPVQRVLPHALAHGFVWLTLAFCAAAAASAWHNQDLVARVTGDMARFQALDPANDAARRDALLALKRDRDELERYQRNGVPPRLGLGFYRGKALREPVDGLIASYQPPAPPPPTVELDSLSLFRSGSAVLEPGSNRVLIAALDMIKAHPDKRVLVAGHTDSTGHAATNLKLSEARATSVRDWLADAAGLPVTHFAIQGYGDTRPKASNTTDAGRAVNRRVEITLVPDCRDTGRGAQATSGHPACSFQ from the coding sequence GTGACCGGCTACCCCTACCGCACGCAGTTTGGCTGGATAGCGACGCTCGCGCTGGCCTGGCTGGCGCTGAGTTCGCCATGGAGCACCGCCTGGAACTTGATGATCGCTGGCGTGACGGTGACGCTCGCCATCGCAGCCATCGCCCTCGCCACTCGGCGCCAGCGCGCGCGCCGTCGTGCCGCGCAGGCCGTGCTGAGCGCGATCGACGCCTCGCTGGAGACGCTGCCTGGCGATATCCGCCGCAACACGCCGCTTGTGCTCACCGCCGGCATGACGCGCGATGTTCAGTCGTCTGTCTTCGGCAACGCACTCGTGAAGATCACCGACGCCGCGATCTGGGTGCGCGTGGACGATCCGAGTCGGCTGCCGCACATCGCCGATGCCTTGAAACGCTGGCGCAATGGGCAGGGGCCCGATGCCATGGCCTGCCTGGTCGCAGCCGACGCGGCGCGCGATGCCTCCACGCTGACGGTGTCGCTGCGTAACTGGCGGGCGTCGGTCGGCGCCGCCAGCCGCGCGCTCGGGTACTCCCTGCCGGTGTGCGTAGCCGTCTACGCCGAGGAAGCTAACGGCCCGCCGGACGATTCCCCCTGGTTCGGCTTCTCGGGCGATGTACCTGTCGACGGCGGTATCGCCGAGACGCTGGCGATCCGGCTATCCCAGTACGCTGGCATCAGCGTGCCCGCCGATCGGCCGCGACGCATGCACCGCGCGGCGCGACTCGATGCACTGGTGCGTTGGGCCGATACGGTCCTGACGCCGACGTTGCGGCATGACGATCCGCACCGAGCGAACGCCAGCCGACCGCTGCCGCTTGCGGCGTTCGGGGTGACGGCAATCGCGGGCGCCCCGGCGCCGGACGCGGACTATGCGCGGTACATCGCCAGCATCACCGGCCTGACACCGGCTACCCGTGAAGGCCGGCGCCCGCCCTATCCCCTGCCCGACCCGCTGCTCCGGGGTCTCGCCCTGCAACCGGTGCAGCGCGTGTTGCCCCACGCGCTGGCCCACGGTTTCGTCTGGCTGACCCTGGCGTTCTGCGCCGCCGCCGCAGCTTCCGCGTGGCACAACCAGGACTTGGTGGCGCGTGTGACCGGCGACATGGCGCGTTTTCAAGCTCTGGACCCCGCCAACGATGCGGCGCGCCGCGATGCCCTGCTGGCACTCAAGCGCGACCGGGACGAGCTGGAGCGCTATCAACGCAACGGCGTGCCGCCCCGGCTCGGGCTGGGCTTCTACCGGGGCAAAGCGCTGCGCGAGCCGGTGGATGGCCTGATCGCCTCCTACCAGCCGCCCGCGCCGCCACCACCCACGGTCGAACTGGACAGCCTGTCGCTGTTCCGCAGTGGCAGTGCGGTGCTTGAACCAGGGTCCAACCGCGTGCTGATCGCCGCTCTCGACATGATCAAGGCCCACCCGGACAAGCGCGTGCTGGTAGCCGGACACACCGACTCGACGGGACACGCCGCCACCAACCTGAAGCTTTCCGAGGCGCGCGCCACGTCGGTACGCGACTGGCTGGCCGATGCGGCCGGACTGCCCGTCACGCACTTCGCGATCCAGGGCTATGGCGACACCCGCCCGAAAGCTTCGAACACTACCGACGCCGGGCGCGCCGTCAATCGCCGCGTCGAGATCACGCTTGTCCCAGATTGCCGCGACACAGGTCGCGGTGCTCAGGCAACCTCGGGCCATCCGGCCTGTTCATTCCAGTGA
- a CDS encoding DotU/TssL family secretion system protein, with product MTTLAPTCPLALRDTALTVTELNDAARPADTFESFRATCLTHVNRLREELTAAGHPPPVVQDAIYAQCALFDEVALRNLDEPHRSAWEREPLQVKEFQSHNAGEELIARMERRLTEPESVVPLLMVFHTVLGLGFQGKFALEGAGAREALMRAIDERLVRAGVRWDEGPIIVTAGKTRGVRHMPPIAWVGLAVAGAGAVYFLLDRWLTASIAQLAG from the coding sequence ATGACCACCCTTGCCCCGACCTGCCCGCTGGCGCTACGCGATACCGCGCTGACCGTCACCGAATTGAACGATGCCGCCAGACCGGCTGACACCTTCGAATCGTTTCGCGCGACCTGCCTGACGCACGTCAACCGGCTGCGCGAGGAGTTGACCGCAGCCGGCCACCCACCGCCAGTCGTCCAGGACGCAATCTATGCACAATGCGCGTTGTTCGACGAAGTGGCGCTGCGCAATCTGGACGAGCCCCACCGTAGCGCGTGGGAACGCGAGCCGCTGCAGGTCAAGGAGTTCCAGAGCCATAACGCCGGCGAGGAGTTGATCGCGCGCATGGAGCGACGGCTCACCGAGCCTGAATCGGTCGTGCCGCTGCTGATGGTCTTCCACACCGTCCTGGGACTTGGCTTCCAGGGCAAGTTCGCGCTCGAAGGCGCCGGCGCCCGCGAGGCGCTGATGCGCGCCATCGACGAACGTCTGGTGCGGGCGGGCGTTCGCTGGGACGAAGGGCCCATTATCGTCACCGCCGGCAAGACGCGCGGCGTTCGCCACATGCCCCCCATCGCTTGGGTGGGCTTGGCCGTGGCCGGCGCGGGGGCCGTCTATTTTCTGCTGGATCGATGGCTGACAGCTTCGATCGCGCAACTGGCCGGCTGA